CACAACGACGGTGTCACACACAGATTCGTGGCACTAGCCTTGAAGCGTCGTCCGGGCAAGGCGGACGCACCATCGCTGATCGGAGTGTCATGAAGAAGCTCGTGTTCATCATCGGTCTCATCGTCGGATACGTCTTGGGGGCGCGTGCGGGCCGCAGGCGGTACGACCAGATCGCCGAGAAGGCAAAGAACGTCTGGGAGTCGACGTCCGTGCAGCACCAGGTCGGCAAGGCCGAGGAGAGCCTCAAGACGGTCGCCGGGATGGCTGGCGACGCCGCGCTCGACGGCGTGAAGAACCTCACCAACCGCGTCATCGACTCGAAGAAGTCGTTGCGCGAGCCATCGGCGAAGTAGCCGCGGCACGCCACGCGCGTGCGGAGGAGAGGGAGCCCATGAGCAACTATTCGACGCCAGGAGCCGACAACCGCCTCGGCGCGGCCGCGTACGGTGCCGCCGGCGGCAACACCGCGCCGGGCGGGCCGGCCGCGGGACACACGCCGCCAGATCCGGACCGCGAGCCACTGCGCGCGCCGTTCCCCAGGCCGGGGTTCGCTGGCAGGCGCAACCCCAAGGAGCGGGTGTCGCTCGGCACGCTCCTTGCCGACACGCCACGTCTGTTCGTGCAGCTCGCGAAGGACGAGCTCGAGCGGGCTAAGCGTGAGCTCACGGCAAAGGGCAAGAAGCTCGTCACCGGTGCCGCGCTCCTCGCCGCGGCCGCCTTCTTCGCGCTCACGATGTGGGCGGTACTCGTCACGGCCGCGATCCTCGGCCTCAACGAGGCCTTCGCCCCGTGGCTCTCGGCGCTCATCGTCGCCGGTGTTTTCCTCATCTTCGTGCTCGGACTCGTGCTCTTCGGAGTCCTAGCGATCAAGCGCAGCCTGCCGCTGACGCCGGAGGAGACGCTCGACAGCGTGAAGCGCGACGTCAACGCCGTGAAGGGACTCGGTCGGTATGAGTAATGGTCAGCAGACGGCTCCCGGCTACGGGCATCCCGTGCTGCCGCCGCGCACTATGAAATCCGAGAAGGCCGACGAGCCGAAGCCGGAGAAGGCGAAGGATACGCGCAGCGACAGCGATCTGGGCCACGACATCGAGCGCGTGCGGGACGAGCTTGCGCAGACCCTCGACGCGCTCGAATACAAGCTCGACCTCCGCGCGCGCGGGCAGGAGTACCTCGAGGCGACGAAGCGGAGGCTCGCAAAGCAGTGGGACGACAACCCGCTTCTCGTGGGCGGCATCGCGGCCGGCGGGGTCCTCGCGCTCGCTGGGGCCCTCGTCGGCGGAGTGGTGCTGGCACGTCGGGGGCGCTGAGCGACCGCGACGACGCCGACAACGATTCAGGCACGGATGCTCGATCGGGGGCATCCGTGCCTCGCGCACGTGCGCCACCGCAAGGAAGGTTCATAGACTAAAGGCCATGACTCACAGCGATCCCGCAGCCACCGCCGCCCCCGCCGGTGCCGAAGCAGCCACCGCCGCACCCGCCGGTGGTGATCTGCCGCTCACGCAGTACGCGATGTACGCGGTCTTCCGTCGAGACACCCGCAACGACCTCGAGCTCTCTCGGCGCGACATCGAGCGCGCGATCGAGTCGGTCGACGGAGTGACGGCCGAGGCGGCGGAGATCGGGGTGACCCTGCGCGGCATCTACGACATCTCCGGGTTCCGGCATGACGGCGAGGTGCTGCTGTGGCTGCACGGTGAGACGCCGGAGAACCTGCAGTGGACCCTTCGGCAGTACCGCCGGCTCGACCTTTTCCACCCGCTCGTGCCGACCTGGCAGGCCGTCGGCGTGCACCGCGCGGCTGAGTTCAACCCGCGCCACATGCCGGCCTACATGCTCGGCAAGGAGCCCAAGCAGTGGGTCACGGTGTACCCGTTCGTGCGCTCGTACGAGTGGTACCTCCTCCCGGAGGAGGAGCGTCGCACGATGCTGGCCGACCACGGCCGGCGGGGGGCCGCGTTCACGTCGACGCTCGCCAACACGATCGCGTCGTTCGGCATCAGCGACTACGAATGGCTGCTGGCCCTCGAGGACGACGAACTCATCAACCTCGTCGACATGATGCGCGACCTGCGCCAGACCGAGGCGCGCCTGCACGTGCGCGAAGAAGTGCCGTTCTATACGGGCCGCCGCATCACCTCGGCCGAACTGATCGAGGTCCTGCAGTAATGTCGCCGCGCGGCATCAAGCCTGCGCCGGCCACCTCGGCGCCCCTCGAACCGGGGGCCCTGGTGAGCGCGGCCACCGAGCCCGCGCAGTCGGGCGACCCGCACATCGAGTCGCCGGTCGCGTACGACGGCATCCTGCTGGCGTCGTTCGGCGGACCGGAAGGCCAAGACGACGTGTTGCCCTTCCTGCGCAACGTGACTCGCGGCCGCGGCATCCCGGACGAGCGCCTCGAAGAGGTCGCCGTCCACTACCGGCACCACGGCGGCGTCAGCCCCATCAACGACCAGAACCGCGAGCTCAAGATGGCGCTCGAGGCCGAGCTCGCGCGGCGCGGCGTCGACCTGCCCGTGTTCTGGGGCAATCGCAACTGGAATCCCTACCTGAACGATGCCCTCCACGAGGCGTACGCCGCGGGGTGCACCAAGCTGATCGCGTTGGCGACGAGCGCCTACTCGTCGTACTCATCGTGCCGCCAGTACCGCGAAGACTTCGCGGACGCCCTTGAGGACACGGGCCTCCAGGGCGTCGTGCAGGTCGACAAGGTGCGGCAGTTCTTCGACCACCCCGGCTTCGTGACGCCGTTCATCGACGGTCTCCGCGACGACCTCGCGAGTCTCCTCGCGGCTGACGAGACGCTGGCGCTCGCCGACGTGGAGGTGCTCTTCACGACGCACTCGGTGCCGACCGACGATGCGCTCCGCTCTGGCGCCCGTGACGTCGACTACGGCGAGGGCGGAGCGTACGCGGCGCAGCACCTGGCGGTCGCCGAGGTCGTCGCGGTGTCGGCGCTCAGGTCGCTGGCGGAGCGCGACGACGTGGTCGCCCGCGGCCTGCCGGATCGGCTGAACTCGCAGCTCGTCTATCAGTCGCGGTCGGGCCCGCCCACGCAGCCGTGGCTCGAGCCCGACATCAACGACGTCATCGAGGGCCTGCCCTCGCACGGCCGCCGCGCCGTCGTGGTCGTGCCGATCGGGTTCGTGTCCGACCACATGGAGGTGCTCTGGGACCTCGACAACGAGGCGAAGCAGTCCGCCGCGGAGGCCGGGCTCGCCTTCCGGCGCTCGGCGACCCCCGGGGTGCACGCGAGCTATGTTGCCGGCCTCGTCGACCTCGTGCTCGAGCGACGCGACGGCGTGCCCGTCTCGGAGCGCCCCGCACTGACGCAGCTCGGCCCCTGGTTCGACGTGTGCCGGCCCGGATGCTGCGAGAACGTCCGTCTCGGGTTCAAACCGGCCACGGCGGGGCTGCAACCGTGAGCGCCGGCGCGAACGTGAGCATCCGGATCGGCACGCGGGGCAGCGCGCTCGCCGTCGCGCAGACGAGCACGGTCGCCGACCGGCTCGGCGACCTCGCCGGGCGCGACACCGAGCTCGTGCGGGTCACGACGCACGGTGATGTCTCGCGCGCCTCGCTCAGCAGCCTCGGCGGCACGGGCGTGTTCGCCGCCGAGCTGCGCTCCACGCTGCTCGAAGGCGGATGCGACGTGGCCGTGCACTCGCTGAAGGACCTGCCGACGGCGCCGGCGGGTGGCCTCGAAATCGCTGCGTACCCGCCGCGCGAGGATGCTCGCGACGCCCTGTGCTCAGCCGGGGGTGGCGCAGGCTCTCGGCTCTCGGAGCTGCCCGCCGGTGCGAAGGTTGGCACAGGCTCGCCGCGCAGGGCCGCACAGCTGCGCGTGAGGCGCCCGGACCTCGACGTGCGCGATATTCGCGGCAACATCGAGACCCGGCTGCGCTTCGTGACGGATGGCGAGCTCGATGCCGTCGTGCTCGCGTGCGCGGGCCTCGACCGGCTCGGCCTTGCTGGCGTCATCACGGAGCGGTTCGAGCTCGATGAGTGGCCGACCGCGCCGGGTCAAGGATGCCTCGCCGTCGAGGTGCGGGCGGGCGAGGCGATCGCCGGCGTCGCAGACCTCGACGACCCCGCGACGCGGGCGGCCGTGACCGCCGAGCGGCTCGTGCTCGCGGCGCTCGAGGCCGGTTGTGCCGCGCCCGTCGGCGCGACCGCCCGGCTGGCCAACGGTGAACTGCGGTGCTCGGCTAGCGTTTATGCCGTCGACGGCTCGAACGTGCTCACCGCCTCAGCCTCGCGGTCCGTCGACGGCGAGAACGCCGCCCTCGCGGCGGCCGTGACGCTGGCGTCCGAGGTGAGCGAGGCGCTGCTCGCGCAGGGTGCGGCCGACCTCGTCGCATCGGCGTAACGTGAAGCGCAGAGTGCCTTCGGGTTTCCAGGGAGAGTGATGATCAAACCGCTCCAGGGGTGGAAGATCCTGGTGCCGCGCGGCGGCACCTGGGGCAATGACGTCGCCGACGCGGTGAACGCCCGGGGCGCTTTCCCGATCGTCGCGCCGCTCATCAACTTCGCCAACCCGTCTCCGGAAGACGCGCGCATCCTCAGCGCGTCGCTCGAGCGCCTGCAGGCCGGCGCCTACGACTGGGTCGTCGCGACGAGCGCGACGGCGGTCGACGTGCTCCTCTCCCACGGCGTCACGATTCCCGACTCGACGCTCGTCGCAGCGGTGGGCGAGACGACGGCGGCCGGCCTCGGCGCCGGCGGTTACCGGGTCGACTTCGTGCCGACGCACGACAACTCCGCGAAGGGCATGCTCAGCGAATGGGTCGAGGCGCGGCGCGGCATGCCGTCGCTCCGGGTGCTGTGGTTGCGCAGCGAGATCGCCAAGCCCGTCGTCGCCCAGGGACTGCGCCGCCGTGGCCACCAGGTCGACTCGGTCGTCGCCTACCGCACCGTCGGCGTTCCCGTCGCCGAGAGCATCCGATACGACATCTCGCACGGCCGCATCCGCGGCATCCTCGTGACCTCCGGGTCGGTGGCCGGGCAGATCCACGGGCAGTTCAGCCCACTGCCCCCCGAGGTGAAGCTGGCCGCGATCGGCCCCCGCACGGCCAAGGACGCGCGCGAGCTCGGCCTGCGGATCGACGTGATCGCGCAGCAGCGCACGGTCGCGTCCCTCCTCGATGGGCTCGAGTGGCTCGCCCTCGGCGGCGCCATGCCCGCGACCGCCGCGGTCGACATCAGCGAGCTCATGGAAATCGAGCGATCGCACGCCGAGTCGGCGAACGGCGAGGACGAGCACCGTGCGGACGAAGGCGACGAGGACGACGACGCGCGAGGGGACACCGACGCGCAGGACGCCGCA
This sequence is a window from Pseudoclavibacter endophyticus. Protein-coding genes within it:
- a CDS encoding phage holin family protein, giving the protein MSNYSTPGADNRLGAAAYGAAGGNTAPGGPAAGHTPPDPDREPLRAPFPRPGFAGRRNPKERVSLGTLLADTPRLFVQLAKDELERAKRELTAKGKKLVTGAALLAAAAFFALTMWAVLVTAAILGLNEAFAPWLSALIVAGVFLIFVLGLVLFGVLAIKRSLPLTPEETLDSVKRDVNAVKGLGRYE
- a CDS encoding DUF3618 domain-containing protein codes for the protein MSNGQQTAPGYGHPVLPPRTMKSEKADEPKPEKAKDTRSDSDLGHDIERVRDELAQTLDALEYKLDLRARGQEYLEATKRRLAKQWDDNPLLVGGIAAGGVLALAGALVGGVVLARRGR
- the hemQ gene encoding hydrogen peroxide-dependent heme synthase; this encodes MTHSDPAATAAPAGAEAATAAPAGGDLPLTQYAMYAVFRRDTRNDLELSRRDIERAIESVDGVTAEAAEIGVTLRGIYDISGFRHDGEVLLWLHGETPENLQWTLRQYRRLDLFHPLVPTWQAVGVHRAAEFNPRHMPAYMLGKEPKQWVTVYPFVRSYEWYLLPEEERRTMLADHGRRGAAFTSTLANTIASFGISDYEWLLALEDDELINLVDMMRDLRQTEARLHVREEVPFYTGRRITSAELIEVLQ
- a CDS encoding ferrochelatase gives rise to the protein MSPRGIKPAPATSAPLEPGALVSAATEPAQSGDPHIESPVAYDGILLASFGGPEGQDDVLPFLRNVTRGRGIPDERLEEVAVHYRHHGGVSPINDQNRELKMALEAELARRGVDLPVFWGNRNWNPYLNDALHEAYAAGCTKLIALATSAYSSYSSCRQYREDFADALEDTGLQGVVQVDKVRQFFDHPGFVTPFIDGLRDDLASLLAADETLALADVEVLFTTHSVPTDDALRSGARDVDYGEGGAYAAQHLAVAEVVAVSALRSLAERDDVVARGLPDRLNSQLVYQSRSGPPTQPWLEPDINDVIEGLPSHGRRAVVVVPIGFVSDHMEVLWDLDNEAKQSAAEAGLAFRRSATPGVHASYVAGLVDLVLERRDGVPVSERPALTQLGPWFDVCRPGCCENVRLGFKPATAGLQP
- the hemC gene encoding hydroxymethylbilane synthase, producing the protein MSAGANVSIRIGTRGSALAVAQTSTVADRLGDLAGRDTELVRVTTHGDVSRASLSSLGGTGVFAAELRSTLLEGGCDVAVHSLKDLPTAPAGGLEIAAYPPREDARDALCSAGGGAGSRLSELPAGAKVGTGSPRRAAQLRVRRPDLDVRDIRGNIETRLRFVTDGELDAVVLACAGLDRLGLAGVITERFELDEWPTAPGQGCLAVEVRAGEAIAGVADLDDPATRAAVTAERLVLAALEAGCAAPVGATARLANGELRCSASVYAVDGSNVLTASASRSVDGENAALAAAVTLASEVSEALLAQGAADLVASA
- a CDS encoding uroporphyrinogen-III synthase, encoding MIKPLQGWKILVPRGGTWGNDVADAVNARGAFPIVAPLINFANPSPEDARILSASLERLQAGAYDWVVATSATAVDVLLSHGVTIPDSTLVAAVGETTAAGLGAGGYRVDFVPTHDNSAKGMLSEWVEARRGMPSLRVLWLRSEIAKPVVAQGLRRRGHQVDSVVAYRTVGVPVAESIRYDISHGRIRGILVTSGSVAGQIHGQFSPLPPEVKLAAIGPRTAKDARELGLRIDVIAQQRTVASLLDGLEWLALGGAMPATAAVDISELMEIERSHAESANGEDEHRADEGDEDDDARGDTDAQDAAKE